In Prosthecobacter sp., a genomic segment contains:
- a CDS encoding FHA domain-containing serine/threonine-protein kinase, with protein MSASVQLRITEGTAKGKVFTFAAHDTFFLGRHPDCHMHLPDDTCVSRHHFILEACPPQACVRDLGSRNGTYVNGRKVGGRKEGESPEEGARRAYPEVTLKHGDRIQVGDTALEVHVTQAEKQAGPPPAVPVPSFDELNPKQLADLLLKAAKKGEAPRLDVPGYQIEKELGRGGFGVVFRARRIADGVTVAIKVMLPRVAVPPVEIEKFLREMTITAQLRHANIVKLFDQGHCNGIPWFIMEYCEGGSLWDLIMKHGGKLPLKVAQPIMLAALEGLAHAHQQGIVHRDLKPHNILLDCGVARISDFGLAKNFQQAGLSGLSVTGNYAGTPLFMPREQLINFKHLKPVSDVWSMAATFYFMLTGTFPYPFTEKRDPIDVILNEEIVPLEKRDKTISPKLAAWLNATLSVDLKRRSQSAGEMLAAARSVL; from the coding sequence ATGTCCGCCTCCGTCCAGCTCCGCATCACCGAAGGCACTGCCAAGGGCAAGGTCTTCACCTTCGCCGCGCACGACACTTTCTTCCTCGGGCGGCATCCTGACTGCCATATGCATCTGCCGGATGACACCTGCGTCTCGCGCCACCATTTCATTCTGGAAGCCTGCCCGCCACAGGCCTGCGTGCGCGATCTCGGCAGCCGCAATGGCACTTACGTCAACGGGCGCAAGGTCGGCGGACGCAAGGAAGGCGAATCACCCGAAGAAGGCGCACGCCGCGCCTATCCCGAAGTCACCCTCAAGCACGGTGACCGCATCCAGGTGGGCGACACTGCTCTCGAAGTCCACGTCACGCAGGCGGAGAAGCAGGCTGGGCCACCGCCCGCCGTTCCCGTGCCCAGCTTTGATGAACTCAATCCCAAACAGCTTGCCGATCTCCTGCTCAAGGCCGCGAAGAAAGGCGAAGCACCCCGGCTCGACGTCCCCGGCTATCAGATCGAGAAGGAACTTGGCCGTGGCGGTTTTGGCGTCGTCTTCCGTGCGCGGCGCATCGCTGATGGCGTCACCGTCGCCATCAAGGTGATGCTTCCTCGAGTTGCTGTTCCTCCAGTCGAGATCGAAAAATTTCTGCGGGAGATGACCATCACTGCGCAGCTACGCCATGCGAACATCGTCAAGTTGTTCGACCAGGGCCATTGCAACGGCATCCCATGGTTCATCATGGAATACTGCGAGGGCGGCAGCCTGTGGGACTTGATCATGAAACACGGCGGCAAGCTCCCGCTCAAGGTCGCCCAGCCCATCATGCTCGCCGCGTTGGAGGGCCTCGCCCACGCGCATCAGCAGGGAATCGTGCACCGCGACCTCAAGCCGCATAACATCCTCCTCGACTGCGGCGTGGCCCGCATCTCCGACTTCGGCCTCGCCAAGAACTTCCAGCAGGCCGGTCTCAGCGGTCTCAGCGTCACCGGCAACTACGCTGGCACCCCACTGTTCATGCCACGCGAACAGCTCATCAATTTCAAGCATCTCAAACCCGTCTCCGATGTCTGGAGCATGGCAGCGACGTTCTACTTCATGCTCACTGGCACTTTCCCGTATCCGTTTACAGAGAAGCGCGACCCGATTGATGTCATCCTGAACGAGGAGATCGTTCCTCTTGAGAAGCGTGACAAAACGATCTCGCCGAAATTAGCTGCGTGGCTGAATGCAACCCTTTCAGTCGATCTCAAGAGGCGTAGTCAGTCGGCGGGTGAAATGTTGGCAGCCGCTCGCTCAGTTTTGTAA
- a CDS encoding metallophosphoesterase family protein has translation MNNSVAILSDIHGNAHALRAVLQDLADHDINERVCLGDVVGYGGSPGDCIDLLMEYGIPCVQGNHDAMVTTGAGLDGVKDATRQSIEWTRGVLTPGQKGWLTALPMTMQAEDYEAVHASLHHPGEWTYVLRADAAAQSFPHQTRMVCFIGHTHSPAFWVEGDELGVDITSIEALRPNRKCLVNVGAVGQPRDRDERACYAIYRRDTQDILWRRVPYDIAGAQQAIIQAGLPAYFAQRLELGK, from the coding sequence ATGAACAACTCGGTGGCGATCCTCAGCGACATCCATGGCAATGCCCATGCCCTGCGCGCCGTGCTGCAAGACTTGGCAGACCACGACATCAACGAACGTGTGTGTCTCGGCGACGTGGTGGGCTATGGCGGCAGCCCCGGTGACTGCATCGATCTTCTGATGGAGTACGGCATTCCCTGTGTGCAGGGCAATCACGATGCGATGGTGACCACCGGTGCGGGACTGGATGGCGTGAAGGACGCCACGCGCCAGTCCATCGAGTGGACACGGGGCGTGCTGACTCCGGGGCAGAAAGGCTGGCTGACGGCGTTGCCCATGACGATGCAGGCCGAAGACTATGAGGCTGTGCATGCCTCCCTGCATCATCCTGGCGAGTGGACTTATGTGCTGAGGGCGGACGCTGCCGCGCAGAGTTTTCCGCATCAAACAAGAATGGTCTGCTTCATCGGGCATACGCACTCGCCTGCATTCTGGGTAGAGGGCGATGAACTTGGCGTGGACATCACTTCGATTGAAGCTTTGAGGCCAAACCGCAAGTGCCTCGTGAATGTGGGAGCCGTCGGCCAGCCGCGTGATCGCGACGAACGCGCCTGCTACGCCATCTATCGTCGCGACACCCAGGACATCCTGTGGCGGCGCGTGCCCTATGACATTGCCGGTGCGCAGCAGGCGATCATCCAGGCCGGTCTGCCAGCTTACTTTGCGCAACGGCTGGAGCTGGGGAAGTGA
- a CDS encoding protein kinase has protein sequence MNYLDPDEVPSEWQLGDVILDLYEVCPVTEGFGAEAHQKNYHEGGFGRVYKVYHRTWRRELAVKTPRAHVFNTQEQKDSFSKECQTWINLGLHQHIAACHYVRELGGLPRVFSEYADAGTLEEWIRARRLYEGDELTSLARILDVSIQFAWGLHYSHERGVIHQDVKPLNALMWEDGTVKVSDFGLAGAKVAVGSLNTAAAALYGKNSIMASTGGMSPPYCSPEQSEGQTLDRRTDIWSWAVSVLQMFQGDVTWHSGSVAGAALEFFIENGGTEEGIPSMPDGVVALLRRCLQQNSALRPRSLLDCAIAFREVYVAEIGVPHPRHEPIAAADTPDALNNRALSLIDLGKFDDAEKFFIQALNLDKHHLASTYNRSIMLWREGKLTDEEVLVNLEEIRGDDVNNTNLECALGWVRNENADFTKALYHFDEAIKLGGGDTAQGVLEKTRALAQFGSGQCLNIFEGHTDDGVNSVSFSPDGRHILSAGRDFSSKTDPIRLWETESGECELIFGESGSGTLVSFLPDGQHAISSGCLSDLSLWDLATGQCLRTFEESPQHTYCMAVSPDCHHVVTGGSSAGLYLWDMATGRRLYDFPLPMSCVTAVAISSDSKFMLSGSSDNALRLWDLSTRQCILKFDGLNDKISAVAFSPDGRYALTGSGSSHDCKDKALRLWDLDSGRLLRRFDGHLNAITSVSYSNDGRYAVSGCMDKKVRLWDLVLGRCLRTFEGHDNGINCVAFAPDGRTAISGSGQNNNSTDNTVRLWDIETVIERRRQAPWIYSVVVTADEAIQRQNSHEALLARAHTALDGGQIHEALNSLKLARKIPGFGKSEECLNLQARAGACVRSKSYGGGWLKRTFETHTSYVTSVSFSPDGLFVFSGGNGMPRLWDVSTGRCLRSFEGHTGYVVSVAFSPDGCFVVSGAADKTLRLWQVSTGECLRIFLGHTNCVNSVAFSPDGRFVMSGSGVDSRNQADCDHTMRLWDIASGCCLHSFDAENNGPINCVAFSPDGHFTLCGCASDIFLCDVETLKCIRTFDGASLTGINSIAFSPDSRFALSGSGNIFQKIQQLHLWDIATGRCLRTFEGHTGQVYSVAFSHDGRFALSGSGDHSHGKDKTLRLWEVATGKCLRVFEGHADSVNSVAFSPNDRFALSGSGGYPERDYTLRLWELDWEYHSEFE, from the coding sequence ATGAATTACCTTGATCCAGATGAAGTCCCATCAGAATGGCAGCTTGGAGATGTGATTCTCGACCTCTATGAGGTGTGTCCCGTCACCGAGGGTTTCGGCGCTGAGGCACATCAGAAGAACTACCACGAGGGAGGTTTTGGCCGAGTTTACAAAGTCTACCACAGAACCTGGCGGCGCGAGCTGGCTGTTAAAACACCCCGTGCGCACGTTTTTAACACACAAGAGCAGAAGGATTCATTCTCAAAAGAATGCCAAACTTGGATTAACTTGGGACTGCACCAACACATAGCCGCCTGTCATTATGTGCGCGAACTCGGCGGGCTGCCGCGAGTGTTTTCGGAATACGCGGACGCAGGCACACTTGAAGAATGGATACGAGCTAGACGACTTTATGAAGGCGACGAGCTGACCTCCTTGGCTCGAATTCTTGATGTGTCGATACAGTTCGCTTGGGGGTTACACTATTCCCACGAGAGAGGCGTCATCCACCAAGACGTGAAACCACTCAATGCATTGATGTGGGAAGATGGAACTGTCAAAGTAAGTGATTTTGGTCTTGCTGGCGCGAAGGTCGCGGTAGGTTCTTTGAACACTGCTGCGGCTGCTCTATATGGCAAGAATTCCATAATGGCTTCGACGGGCGGGATGAGTCCACCCTATTGCTCACCAGAGCAGTCCGAAGGACAAACGCTTGACCGCCGCACAGATATTTGGTCTTGGGCTGTCAGCGTTCTCCAGATGTTTCAAGGAGATGTTACATGGCACTCAGGCAGTGTTGCGGGTGCAGCGCTCGAGTTTTTCATTGAAAATGGAGGGACGGAAGAAGGAATACCCTCTATGCCTGATGGAGTGGTGGCCTTGCTAAGGCGGTGCTTACAACAGAATTCGGCATTGCGTCCCAGAAGTCTCCTGGATTGTGCCATAGCTTTCCGCGAAGTTTATGTCGCAGAAATTGGTGTTCCTCACCCACGCCACGAGCCAATAGCCGCCGCCGACACCCCAGATGCTCTCAACAATCGAGCGCTCTCCTTGATTGACTTGGGCAAGTTCGACGATGCAGAGAAATTTTTTATCCAAGCCCTAAATCTAGACAAACACCACCTGGCATCGACCTACAACCGAAGCATCATGCTTTGGAGAGAAGGGAAGCTCACTGATGAGGAAGTGTTGGTGAATCTCGAAGAAATTAGAGGGGATGACGTCAACAATACAAACTTGGAATGCGCCTTGGGCTGGGTTAGGAATGAAAATGCGGATTTTACAAAAGCGCTCTATCATTTCGACGAAGCCATCAAACTAGGTGGTGGTGACACTGCTCAAGGGGTTCTGGAAAAGACTCGCGCATTAGCGCAATTTGGTTCAGGGCAATGTTTGAATATTTTCGAGGGGCACACTGACGACGGTGTTAATTCCGTGTCGTTCTCGCCTGATGGACGCCACATCCTGTCCGCAGGGAGGGATTTCAGTTCCAAGACGGACCCCATTCGACTGTGGGAAACAGAATCTGGAGAGTGCGAACTCATTTTTGGAGAGAGTGGTAGCGGAACGTTGGTTTCATTTTTGCCTGATGGTCAGCATGCCATTTCATCCGGTTGTTTATCGGACCTGAGTCTTTGGGATCTTGCCACTGGCCAATGTTTGCGCACGTTTGAGGAAAGCCCGCAACACACTTATTGCATGGCAGTCTCGCCTGATTGCCATCATGTGGTTACCGGTGGCTCAAGTGCTGGCCTATACCTATGGGACATGGCGACAGGACGACGGCTATATGATTTTCCGCTGCCCATGAGCTGTGTCACCGCTGTAGCGATTTCATCCGACAGCAAATTCATGCTCTCTGGCAGCAGTGACAATGCGCTACGATTGTGGGATTTGTCCACCCGCCAATGCATACTCAAATTTGATGGTTTGAATGATAAAATCAGCGCAGTGGCATTTTCACCTGATGGTCGCTACGCTCTTACTGGCAGCGGTTCAAGTCATGATTGCAAAGACAAAGCGTTACGTTTGTGGGATCTGGACTCTGGTCGTCTTTTGCGGAGGTTTGATGGTCACTTGAACGCAATCACTTCTGTATCTTACTCGAACGACGGCCGTTATGCCGTGTCTGGATGCATGGACAAAAAGGTGCGCCTATGGGATTTGGTTCTCGGACGTTGTTTGCGGACATTCGAAGGGCACGATAATGGCATCAATTGTGTGGCGTTTGCACCGGATGGACGCACTGCAATTTCAGGAAGCGGTCAAAACAATAATAGCACGGATAACACGGTACGACTGTGGGACATTGAAACGGTCATAGAGCGGCGCCGTCAGGCACCTTGGATTTACTCGGTAGTCGTTACTGCTGACGAGGCCATTCAACGTCAGAATTCACACGAAGCATTATTAGCTCGCGCACACACTGCCCTTGATGGAGGCCAAATCCACGAGGCGCTGAACTCGCTGAAGCTTGCGCGAAAGATTCCAGGGTTCGGTAAGAGTGAGGAATGCCTTAATCTCCAGGCCCGAGCCGGTGCGTGCGTGCGCAGCAAGTCCTATGGTGGCGGATGGTTGAAACGCACATTCGAGACCCACACGTCATATGTTACTTCTGTCAGTTTTTCGCCTGACGGCCTATTCGTGTTTTCTGGCGGCAACGGCATGCCTCGGCTTTGGGACGTATCAACGGGGAGATGCTTGCGGTCCTTTGAGGGGCATACTGGATACGTTGTCTCCGTTGCATTCTCGCCCGATGGGTGCTTCGTAGTTTCAGGAGCAGCCGACAAAACTCTACGGCTATGGCAAGTCTCTACTGGAGAATGCCTTCGGATTTTCTTGGGCCATACTAACTGTGTAAACTCGGTAGCATTTTCGCCCGACGGCCGCTTTGTCATGTCAGGGAGTGGTGTGGACAGTAGGAATCAAGCTGATTGCGACCACACCATGCGTTTATGGGATATAGCCAGCGGGTGCTGTCTGCACTCTTTTGATGCAGAAAATAATGGCCCGATCAACTGTGTAGCGTTTTCACCTGACGGACATTTCACCCTCTGTGGCTGCGCTTCTGATATATTTTTATGCGATGTAGAAACCCTGAAATGCATTCGCACTTTCGATGGTGCCAGTCTGACTGGGATTAACTCGATAGCATTCTCGCCAGACAGCCGGTTTGCGCTCTCCGGCAGCGGTAACATTTTTCAAAAAATTCAACAGCTTCATCTATGGGACATAGCCACAGGTCGATGCTTGCGCACCTTCGAGGGGCACACAGGACAAGTTTACTCGGTCGCGTTTTCGCATGATGGTCGGTTTGCACTCTCTGGAAGTGGAGACCACAGTCACGGCAAAGACAAAACTCTGCGATTATGGGAAGTGGCGACTGGTAAATGCCTGCGTGTCTTCGAGGGACACGCCGATAGCGTGAACTCTGTGGCATTTTCGCCGAACGACCGCTTTGCACTGTCAGGAAGTGGCGGTTATCCAGAGAGAGATTACACACTTCGTCTTTGGGAGCTGGATTGGGAGTATCATTCCGAGTTTGAGTAA
- a CDS encoding DUF1501 domain-containing protein — protein MNHPLNRLDDLARREFITRMAKTCLGVSLVPPVGLARALETNAPKFAGHVIYLYMRGGMSHLDTFDTKPDAPAGYQGSTRTIKTKSEDLQISGFFPKLAEHGKKVAVVRSMHHTQGAHEPGMYKVLTGYEVSASMKHPALGSWVARQVTQGASTLPAYIRLADLAGHPSSGFMDARFAPVPVLDANKGLEHTQLQNGDSMTNLRKRTGLAEKLNSDFLKRFPMDGVKAHSDVFADAIKLMTSKDLDAFDITQEKGNLVNDYGANYFGQGVLLARRLVERGTKFVEIELGGWDTHSNNFTQVEALAKVVDDAVSTLLEDLEARGLLESTLVVLTTEFGRSPKINGSGRDHHPIAFSSFIAGGGVKGGQAYGKTDETGTRVIENPVTVLDFHATIGALMGVSPHDLIPAGSGSFNIYGGTGAKRGVPIAPFV, from the coding sequence ATGAATCATCCCCTCAACCGACTCGACGACCTCGCACGCCGTGAATTCATCACCCGCATGGCAAAGACCTGCCTCGGCGTCAGCCTTGTTCCGCCCGTTGGTCTCGCACGAGCTCTGGAAACCAACGCGCCGAAATTCGCCGGTCACGTCATTTATCTCTACATGCGCGGCGGCATGAGCCACCTCGACACCTTTGACACGAAGCCGGATGCGCCGGCGGGCTATCAAGGCTCCACACGCACCATCAAGACGAAGTCCGAGGATTTGCAGATCTCCGGATTCTTCCCCAAACTCGCGGAGCATGGCAAAAAAGTCGCCGTCGTGCGCTCCATGCATCACACGCAGGGCGCGCATGAGCCGGGCATGTACAAAGTGCTCACCGGCTACGAAGTCTCCGCCTCGATGAAACATCCCGCGCTCGGCTCCTGGGTTGCGCGACAGGTCACGCAGGGTGCCTCCACCCTGCCCGCTTATATCCGTCTCGCTGATCTTGCCGGTCATCCAAGCAGCGGCTTCATGGACGCCCGTTTCGCGCCCGTCCCCGTGCTGGATGCCAACAAAGGCCTGGAGCACACCCAGCTTCAAAACGGCGACTCCATGACCAACCTGCGCAAACGCACCGGACTCGCCGAAAAGCTCAACAGCGACTTCCTCAAACGTTTCCCAATGGATGGAGTGAAGGCGCACTCCGATGTTTTTGCCGATGCCATCAAGCTCATGACCAGCAAGGATCTCGACGCCTTCGACATCACCCAGGAAAAAGGCAATCTCGTGAACGACTACGGGGCCAACTACTTCGGCCAGGGCGTGCTGCTGGCCCGCCGACTGGTGGAACGCGGCACCAAGTTTGTCGAGATCGAGCTCGGCGGGTGGGACACGCATTCCAACAACTTCACGCAGGTCGAGGCGCTCGCCAAAGTCGTGGATGATGCCGTGAGCACGCTGCTAGAGGATTTGGAAGCCCGCGGCCTGCTGGAAAGCACGCTGGTGGTGCTCACCACCGAGTTCGGCCGCTCGCCGAAAATCAACGGTTCCGGCCGCGATCATCATCCCATCGCCTTTTCATCGTTCATCGCCGGTGGCGGTGTCAAAGGCGGCCAAGCCTACGGCAAAACCGACGAAACCGGCACCCGTGTCATCGAAAATCCCGTCACTGTGCTCGACTTTCATGCCACCATCGGCGCGCTGATGGGCGTCTCGCCGCACGACCTCATCCCCGCCGGCAGCGGCAGCTTCAACATCTACGGCGGCACGGGAGCCAAACGCGGCGTGCCGATTGCGCCCTTCGTCTGA
- a CDS encoding sigma-70 family RNA polymerase sigma factor has product MPDADTLFREALPLADKIAGGYANIPGMTADDVRAVAHAALHRAALAFDPARGAFAAYAARAIRNALNSLHQKEAQHARQVGPEADLALAAFTTTGSTAPSQRLPDEFQDVLSQVRSQESRRVLEHLLASLPARTRQILALVAEGHSYAEIGERLNVSKQAVHKAAAAALNSLREQLATQGFGGLDSKGFLQTATD; this is encoded by the coding sequence ATGCCCGATGCTGATACACTGTTTCGTGAGGCGCTGCCGCTGGCCGACAAGATCGCGGGCGGCTACGCGAACATTCCCGGCATGACGGCGGATGACGTGCGTGCCGTGGCGCATGCGGCGCTGCATCGGGCGGCGCTGGCGTTTGATCCGGCACGCGGGGCGTTTGCGGCGTATGCGGCGCGGGCCATTCGGAATGCGCTGAACTCGCTGCATCAAAAGGAGGCCCAACATGCCCGGCAGGTTGGGCCGGAGGCGGATCTCGCCCTCGCAGCGTTCACTACGACTGGCAGCACCGCGCCCAGCCAGCGGCTGCCGGACGAGTTTCAGGATGTGCTGAGTCAGGTCCGCTCGCAGGAAAGTCGGCGCGTGCTGGAACACCTGCTGGCCTCACTGCCTGCACGCACCCGGCAAATCCTCGCTCTTGTCGCCGAAGGACACAGCTACGCCGAGATTGGCGAGCGGCTCAACGTCTCGAAGCAAGCGGTCCACAAGGCCGCCGCTGCGGCCTTGAACAGCCTCCGGGAACAACTGGCGACACAGGGTTTCGGCGGACTCGACTCCAAAGGTTTTTTGCAGACGGCGACTGACTAA
- a CDS encoding DUF1549 domain-containing protein: protein MKDDEAIDKALEGVLSNEEWQALMSDPETLKELEQQLGMDALLRVALEKTGTPEALTEAIEASVGVSPVEDLMFSIEAATTGTRKRRRWFTSLPRWTTAAAAVLIGFISGSFAWPDVFLWLDLGPTVAQRTGKRVILHGHIIAEPPKPAPVITFSFPSPKPAPTAPATTETPKSEPVAQVVAAPSPAPAPMAAVPKPEPEKKPAAPPSTPAMAQSTLPPPMNLASKPPGDMTLVIPDASTKVDFEKHVLPILERSCFECHSGKLKKPKGGIRFDDLELIREKSRSDNLVLPHKPDKSTLVKSISLKKDDDDLMPPPNESKPLSADEIALIRRWVDEGANFGYWTSMRAKEVIISTQNEAVDVSKLQAVAARIDQLIEADLTKHAQEPRPLANDATWLRRVYLDLVGRIPSGDETKRFFTAKEPDKRARLINELLVSNGHVSHMFNYWCDLLRAKDDLAEGVQGDFYLAWIKQSVRDNKPFDEWTRELLSPEGYGWRAPAAGYYLRDGENRAANIESTATLFLGTQISCAQCHDHPYSRWTRKDYHQFLAWTSGIKTASKEDAVGTVEAEKIREAAERYDRLAMAGMSYERKQKYERIKEALLALQRAAGGAGIVNDEGSPAMLPDDYQYPDGKPGDAIPAAVLYGEPPPATARPAETLAAWVTSPQNTRFSLTLANRLWAKLFGLPFAGRVDQVREIADCANPDLAQYLAHVVREAKYDVRQILRILCLTRAYQREAGLPPVDSEVIYRFPGPVVRRLSAEQVWDSMMALAVKDLDVKLNFDPPGVAALESAVGAKKTSDVTGVARKMAGEEEREMKADQRRARLRKEMAKEFAGGGLERASELPQPAPDGHFLRMFGQGNRDFIGDAWSASTVPQALLMLNSDFFDHVARSGSPLADNLRGLNNIREAARGAFLAVLTREPTQEELDACQETLGDTRNAKALARMLLSTAEFMFQK, encoded by the coding sequence ATGAAAGACGACGAAGCCATCGACAAGGCCCTGGAGGGAGTTCTTTCCAATGAAGAATGGCAGGCGCTGATGAGCGATCCTGAGACGCTCAAGGAACTGGAGCAACAACTCGGCATGGACGCGCTTCTGCGCGTAGCTCTTGAGAAGACCGGCACGCCGGAAGCGCTGACAGAAGCCATCGAAGCCAGCGTGGGCGTGTCACCCGTCGAAGATCTCATGTTCAGCATCGAAGCGGCGACGACTGGCACGCGCAAACGGCGGCGCTGGTTCACTTCATTGCCGCGCTGGACGACAGCCGCCGCAGCGGTGCTCATCGGATTCATCAGCGGCAGTTTCGCGTGGCCGGATGTGTTTCTGTGGCTCGATCTCGGCCCCACCGTCGCCCAGCGCACCGGCAAACGCGTGATCCTGCACGGCCACATCATCGCCGAGCCGCCGAAGCCCGCCCCAGTCATCACCTTCTCATTCCCATCGCCCAAACCGGCCCCGACAGCACCAGCGACCACCGAAACGCCCAAGTCGGAGCCAGTTGCGCAAGTGGTGGCAGCTCCATCACCAGCTCCGGCACCCATGGCGGCGGTGCCAAAGCCAGAACCCGAAAAGAAGCCCGCTGCCCCGCCCTCCACACCCGCGATGGCGCAATCCACGTTGCCGCCGCCGATGAATCTAGCGTCAAAACCCCCGGGCGACATGACACTGGTCATTCCCGACGCCTCCACGAAAGTCGATTTCGAAAAACATGTGCTGCCGATCCTCGAACGTTCCTGTTTCGAATGCCACAGCGGCAAACTGAAGAAGCCCAAAGGCGGCATTCGCTTCGACGACCTCGAATTGATCCGCGAAAAAAGCCGCTCGGACAATCTCGTGCTGCCGCACAAGCCGGACAAAAGCACGCTGGTGAAATCCATCTCCCTCAAGAAGGACGATGACGATCTCATGCCGCCGCCGAACGAGAGCAAGCCGCTCAGCGCGGACGAGATCGCCCTCATCCGCCGCTGGGTCGATGAAGGCGCGAATTTCGGCTACTGGACCTCGATGCGCGCGAAAGAAGTCATCATCTCGACGCAAAACGAGGCGGTGGATGTTTCCAAACTGCAGGCCGTCGCCGCGCGCATTGATCAACTTATCGAAGCCGACCTGACCAAGCACGCGCAGGAACCGCGACCACTCGCCAACGATGCCACCTGGCTGCGCCGCGTTTATCTCGATCTCGTCGGCCGCATTCCCAGCGGTGATGAGACGAAGCGCTTCTTCACCGCGAAGGAACCCGACAAGCGCGCCCGCCTGATCAACGAATTGCTCGTCTCCAACGGCCACGTCAGCCACATGTTCAACTACTGGTGCGATCTGCTGCGTGCGAAGGACGATCTCGCCGAGGGCGTGCAGGGAGATTTTTATCTCGCATGGATCAAACAGAGCGTCCGCGACAACAAACCCTTCGACGAATGGACACGCGAACTGCTCAGTCCCGAAGGCTACGGCTGGCGAGCGCCTGCGGCGGGTTATTACCTGCGCGATGGCGAAAACCGCGCCGCGAACATCGAGAGCACCGCCACGCTCTTTCTCGGCACACAAATCTCCTGCGCGCAGTGTCACGATCATCCCTACAGCCGCTGGACGCGGAAAGATTACCATCAATTCCTCGCCTGGACCTCCGGCATCAAGACCGCCTCGAAAGAGGATGCCGTCGGCACCGTCGAAGCCGAAAAAATCCGTGAAGCCGCGGAACGTTACGACCGGCTGGCGATGGCCGGCATGAGCTATGAGCGCAAACAGAAGTATGAACGCATCAAGGAAGCGCTGCTGGCCCTCCAGCGCGCGGCAGGTGGCGCAGGCATCGTGAATGACGAAGGCAGTCCCGCGATGCTGCCAGATGATTACCAATACCCAGATGGCAAGCCCGGCGATGCCATTCCCGCTGCCGTGCTGTATGGCGAACCACCCCCTGCGACCGCCCGACCGGCGGAAACACTGGCCGCGTGGGTCACTTCACCGCAAAACACGCGCTTCAGCCTCACACTCGCGAATCGTCTCTGGGCCAAACTTTTCGGCCTGCCCTTCGCCGGACGCGTCGATCAGGTGCGTGAGATTGCCGACTGCGCGAATCCCGACCTCGCGCAGTACCTCGCTCATGTCGTGCGCGAGGCGAAATACGACGTGCGGCAGATTCTGCGCATCCTCTGCCTCACCCGCGCCTACCAGCGCGAGGCAGGACTGCCGCCAGTGGATAGCGAAGTCATTTACCGCTTCCCCGGTCCCGTCGTGCGGCGTTTGAGCGCCGAGCAGGTGTGGGACTCGATGATGGCGCTCGCGGTCAAAGATCTCGATGTGAAGCTGAACTTCGATCCTCCCGGCGTCGCCGCGCTCGAATCCGCCGTCGGAGCCAAAAAAACCAGCGATGTCACCGGCGTGGCACGCAAGATGGCCGGCGAGGAGGAGCGCGAGATGAAAGCGGACCAGCGCCGCGCACGGCTGCGCAAAGAAATGGCGAAGGAATTCGCCGGTGGCGGACTGGAGCGTGCCTCCGAGCTGCCGCAGCCCGCGCCGGACGGTCATTTCCTGCGCATGTTCGGCCAGGGCAATCGTGATTTCATCGGCGACGCGTGGAGCGCCTCCACTGTGCCGCAGGCGCTGCTCATGCTGAACAGCGACTTCTTCGATCACGTCGCACGTTCCGGCAGCCCGCTTGCTGACAACCTGCGCGGCCTCAACAACATTCGCGAAGCCGCCCGTGGCGCCTTTCTCGCCGTGCTCACACGCGAACCGACGCAGGAGGAGCTCGACGCGTGTCAGGAAACGCTCGGCGACACCCGCAACGCCAAGGCCCTCGCACGCATGCTGCTCTCCACCGCCGAATTCATGTTTCAAAAATAA